In one window of Microbacterium natoriense DNA:
- a CDS encoding NtaA/DmoA family FMN-dependent monooxygenase (This protein belongs to a clade of FMN-dependent monooxygenases, within a broader family of flavin-dependent oxidoreductases, the luciferase-like monooxygenase (LMM) family, some of whose members use coenzyme F420 rather than FMN.), translating to MSRRIHLAAHFPGVNNTTVWTDPTAGSQIDFSSFEYFARNAERGLFDYLFLAEGLRLREHRGRIHDLDVLGRPNTLAILAALAAVTENIGLVGTLSTTFNEPYELARQLATLDHLSNGRAGWNAVTSSDAFHGANFRRGGFLDHGDRYRRAAEFAELSKRLWASWRDDAILADADTGEFLRRDAIEQVAHRSDLFDIDARFDVPRSPQHRPLIVQAGDSADGRDFATAHADVIFSLHTEFEDAQEFYRDVKGRLAAVGRQEDDLKILPAASFVLGDTLEEARERSREIALAQVRPETAITYLEQVWNRDFSGYDPDGPLPDVEPDTGAESAQGFANRHAAVRSRIAKLREVAEAEKLSIRDLIIRLTANHTFVGTPDQVAADIDRYVQERATDGFTVVGHLTPHGLDEFTDRVIPLLQERGTYRTSYEEGATLRETLGVAGQPVAVEA from the coding sequence ATGAGCCGTCGCATCCACCTCGCCGCGCACTTCCCCGGCGTGAACAACACCACCGTATGGACCGACCCCACGGCAGGCAGCCAGATCGACTTCTCGTCGTTCGAGTACTTCGCACGCAACGCCGAGCGGGGGCTGTTCGACTATCTGTTCCTGGCGGAGGGCCTGCGCCTCCGCGAGCACCGCGGCCGCATCCACGATCTCGACGTGCTCGGGCGCCCGAACACGCTGGCGATCCTCGCCGCGCTGGCCGCGGTCACAGAGAACATCGGGCTCGTCGGCACGCTGAGCACGACCTTCAACGAGCCCTATGAGCTCGCCCGCCAACTCGCGACCCTCGACCACCTCTCGAACGGCCGTGCCGGGTGGAACGCCGTGACCAGCTCCGACGCGTTCCACGGGGCGAACTTCCGCCGCGGCGGGTTCCTCGACCACGGCGACCGCTACCGCAGGGCCGCCGAGTTCGCCGAGCTGTCGAAGCGGCTGTGGGCGTCGTGGCGTGACGATGCGATCCTCGCGGATGCCGACACCGGAGAGTTCCTGCGCCGGGACGCGATCGAGCAGGTCGCGCACCGCAGCGACCTGTTCGACATCGACGCGCGGTTCGACGTGCCGCGATCGCCGCAGCATCGCCCGCTCATCGTGCAGGCCGGCGACTCGGCCGACGGCCGCGACTTCGCCACCGCGCACGCCGACGTGATCTTCTCGCTGCACACCGAGTTCGAGGATGCGCAGGAGTTCTATCGCGATGTGAAGGGACGCCTCGCTGCGGTCGGGCGTCAGGAGGACGACCTCAAGATCCTCCCCGCGGCGTCGTTCGTGCTCGGAGACACTCTGGAGGAAGCGCGCGAGCGCTCGCGCGAGATCGCTCTCGCCCAGGTGCGCCCGGAGACGGCGATCACCTACCTCGAGCAGGTCTGGAACCGCGACTTCAGCGGCTACGATCCCGACGGACCGTTGCCCGACGTCGAGCCCGACACCGGGGCCGAGTCGGCGCAGGGCTTCGCGAACCGGCACGCGGCGGTGCGCAGCCGGATCGCCAAGCTCCGCGAGGTCGCCGAAGCCGAGAAGCTCAGCATCCGCGATCTCATCATCCGGCTCACCGCGAACCACACCTTCGTCGGCACGCCTGACCAGGTCGCCGCCGACATCGACCGCTATGTGCAGGAACGGGCGACCGACGGGTTCACTGTCGTCGGCCACCTCACTCCGCACGGTCTCGACGAGTTCACCGACCGGGTCATCCCGCTGCTGCAGGAACGCGGAACGTACCGCACGTCGTACGAGGAGGGTGCCACGCTGCGCGAGACGCTCGGCGTGGCAGGGCAGCCGGTCGCCGTCGAGGCCTAG
- a CDS encoding LLM class flavin-dependent oxidoreductase, translating into MTEKVHIAVALDGAGWHPAAWREPTARPTELTTAGYWRDLVRAADDAGVVFATIEDALTLEGRTAEADAGIRRDRVRGRLDALLVASFLAPLTRRIGLIPTVTTTHPEPFHLATGLQTLDHASLGRAGARIVAGSSPQERANFGRRGDGPVGFPASGHVEDDPAWQAAFREAGEVVDAIRRLADSWEDDAIIRDVESGRFLDRERVHNADFEGEFFSITGASIVPRSPQGQPLITALAHQSIPHRFAAEHADVVFITPGGAEEAAVIVAEVEQAAAEVRDEPERLRVFADLLVLIEATEAAAVEAWDRLEERAPIATDAHIAIGTAATIIDEIRTLAAAGVDGIRLRPARLPADLTAITEQVIPVARAAGILHDDDASPTLRQRLGLPLRSSRFAAQEVSA; encoded by the coding sequence ATGACTGAGAAGGTGCACATCGCCGTCGCGCTCGACGGAGCGGGCTGGCACCCTGCCGCATGGCGCGAGCCCACGGCGAGGCCGACCGAGCTCACGACGGCGGGATACTGGCGAGACCTGGTGCGCGCGGCCGACGACGCCGGGGTCGTGTTCGCGACGATCGAAGACGCGCTCACGCTCGAGGGGCGGACCGCAGAGGCAGATGCCGGCATCCGCCGCGACCGCGTGCGCGGACGGCTCGACGCACTGCTCGTCGCGTCGTTCCTCGCGCCGCTCACCCGTCGGATCGGGCTGATCCCCACGGTGACCACGACGCATCCCGAGCCGTTCCACCTGGCGACGGGCCTCCAGACCCTCGATCACGCGAGCCTCGGACGGGCCGGTGCCCGCATCGTCGCCGGTTCCTCTCCGCAGGAGCGGGCGAACTTCGGCCGGCGAGGCGACGGACCCGTCGGGTTCCCCGCCTCCGGCCACGTCGAGGACGACCCCGCGTGGCAGGCGGCGTTCCGCGAGGCTGGAGAGGTCGTCGACGCGATCCGTCGCCTGGCCGACTCCTGGGAGGACGACGCGATCATCCGCGACGTCGAGTCGGGCCGGTTCCTCGATCGGGAACGGGTGCACAACGCCGATTTCGAGGGGGAGTTCTTCTCGATCACCGGCGCCTCTATCGTGCCGCGCTCGCCGCAGGGTCAGCCCCTGATCACCGCCCTGGCACATCAGAGCATCCCGCACCGGTTCGCCGCGGAGCACGCGGACGTGGTGTTCATCACCCCTGGCGGCGCCGAGGAGGCGGCGGTGATCGTCGCCGAGGTCGAGCAGGCCGCCGCCGAGGTGCGTGACGAACCAGAGAGGCTGCGCGTGTTCGCCGACCTTCTCGTGCTGATCGAGGCGACTGAAGCGGCCGCCGTCGAGGCCTGGGATCGCCTGGAGGAACGGGCGCCGATCGCCACCGATGCCCACATCGCCATCGGCACGGCGGCCACGATCATCGACGAGATCCGCACCCTCGCCGCGGCCGGAGTCGACGGCATCCGCCTGCGCCCGGCTCGCCTGCCGGCCGATCTCACCGCGATCACCGAGCAGGTGATCCCGGTGGCGCGCGCCGCCGGCATCCTGCACGACGACGATGCCTCGCCCACTCTGCGGCAGCGTCTGGGCCTGCCGCTCCGGTCCAGTCGCTTCGCCGCACAGGAGGTCTCCGCATGA
- a CDS encoding GNAT family N-acetyltransferase: MSHTAPGDDVLDNPAWHALTGPHSSFAIGDDLVRRYPSEVAPFVAVRTWEHPRVWQALTELVGPGEEIGISGADPDLPEGWQELGRGAGVQLVQTDALRPRPDEEAVLLGADDVPEMLALVERNQPGPFRPRTHELGRYVGIRREGRLIAMAGERLHPEGWTEISAVATDAEHRGQGIASRLVLDVAFHIQQRGDRALLHAAAANIGAIRVYERLGFTLRRHTTFLAVRTPVDDRVLAG; the protein is encoded by the coding sequence ATGTCGCACACGGCACCAGGAGACGACGTCCTCGACAACCCCGCGTGGCATGCGCTCACGGGGCCGCACTCGTCTTTCGCGATCGGCGACGACCTCGTTCGGCGCTACCCCTCGGAGGTCGCGCCGTTCGTCGCGGTCCGCACCTGGGAGCACCCGAGGGTGTGGCAGGCGCTCACCGAACTCGTCGGTCCGGGTGAGGAGATCGGGATATCAGGTGCGGACCCGGATCTTCCCGAGGGGTGGCAGGAGCTCGGTCGTGGTGCGGGCGTGCAGCTCGTGCAGACGGATGCTCTGCGCCCTCGGCCCGACGAGGAGGCGGTGCTGCTGGGCGCCGATGACGTGCCCGAGATGCTCGCGCTGGTGGAGCGCAACCAGCCGGGGCCGTTCCGCCCTCGTACGCACGAGCTCGGTCGCTACGTCGGCATCCGCCGCGAGGGGCGACTGATCGCGATGGCGGGGGAGCGGCTGCATCCGGAGGGATGGACCGAGATCAGCGCGGTCGCCACGGATGCCGAGCACCGCGGGCAGGGCATCGCTTCGAGGCTCGTGCTCGACGTGGCCTTCCACATCCAGCAGCGCGGCGACCGCGCCCTGCTGCACGCGGCGGCGGCGAACATCGGTGCGATCCGCGTGTACGAGCGTCTCGGTTTCACCCTCCGTCGGCACACCACCTTCCTCGCGGTGCGCACGCCCGTCGACGACCGCGTGCTCGCGGGCTGA